Proteins encoded by one window of Anguilla rostrata isolate EN2019 chromosome 9, ASM1855537v3, whole genome shotgun sequence:
- the arl10 gene encoding ADP-ribosylation factor-like 10 isoform X3 produces the protein MDVPRMLHTAATVFREQEDEERREKQVLVLGLDGAGKSSMLQGLTGSGTRRRCRPTRGFNFMSLNTPACQLDFLEIGGGEDLRRYWAEYLRRTHVLVYVVDSSDRRRLPLAKDELHRLLRAEGQLPVLVLGNKQDKPDAVSVPELREALSLGGVGGERRLYLMGAQLGADGFHAPCSLQAVQDLLLQLV, from the exons ATGGATGTTCCAAGAATGCTGCATACTGCGGCTACTGTTTTCCGCGAACAG GAGGACGAGGAGCGCAGGGAGAAGCAGGTTCTGGTGCTGGGTCTGGACGGCGCGGGGAAGAGCAGCATGCTGCAGGgcctgacaggaagtggaacCCGGCGGCGGTGCCGGCCGACCCGCGGCTTTAACTTCATGAGCCTGAACACGCCGGCCTGCCAGCTGGACTTCCTGGAGA TTGGAGGTGGCGAGGACCTGCGCAGGTACTGGGCGGAGTACCTGAGGAGGACGCACGTCCTGGTGTACGTGGTGGACTCCTCCGACAGGCGGCGCCTCCCGCTGGCCAAGGACGAGCTCCATCGCCTCCTCCGGGCCGAAGGGCAGCTGCCTGTGCTCGTCCTGGGAAACAAGCAG GACAAGCCCGACGCGGTGAGCGTGCCGGAGCTCCGTGAGGCCCTCTCcctggggggggtcgggggcgaGAGGAGGCTGTACCTGATGGGGGCTCAGCTGGGCGCTGACGGGTTCCACGCCCCCTGCAGCCTGCAGGCCGTCCAGGacctgctcctgcagctggtGTGA
- the arl10 gene encoding ADP-ribosylation factor-like 10 isoform X1, protein MVLLRHISIALTAAVAALGSALFIALNYFYRRRVWSPETDYCVIKEEAMLADGSLCMFWQEDEERREKQVLVLGLDGAGKSSMLQGLTGSGTRRRCRPTRGFNFMSLNTPACQLDFLEIGGGEDLRRYWAEYLRRTHVLVYVVDSSDRRRLPLAKDELHRLLRAEGQLPVLVLGNKQDKPDAVSVPELREALSLGGVGGERRLYLMGAQLGADGFHAPCSLQAVQDLLLQLV, encoded by the exons ATGGTTCTGCTTCGGCACATATCCATCGCTCTGACCGCCGCGGTGGCTGCTCTCGGCTCGGCTCTATTCATCGCCTTGAATTATTTCTACAGAAGGCGAGTATGGTCACCCGAGACGGACTATTGCGTGATCAAGGAG GAGGCGATGTTAGCGGACGGTTCACTGTGCATGTTTTGGCAGGAGGACGAGGAGCGCAGGGAGAAGCAGGTTCTGGTGCTGGGTCTGGACGGCGCGGGGAAGAGCAGCATGCTGCAGGgcctgacaggaagtggaacCCGGCGGCGGTGCCGGCCGACCCGCGGCTTTAACTTCATGAGCCTGAACACGCCGGCCTGCCAGCTGGACTTCCTGGAGA TTGGAGGTGGCGAGGACCTGCGCAGGTACTGGGCGGAGTACCTGAGGAGGACGCACGTCCTGGTGTACGTGGTGGACTCCTCCGACAGGCGGCGCCTCCCGCTGGCCAAGGACGAGCTCCATCGCCTCCTCCGGGCCGAAGGGCAGCTGCCTGTGCTCGTCCTGGGAAACAAGCAG GACAAGCCCGACGCGGTGAGCGTGCCGGAGCTCCGTGAGGCCCTCTCcctggggggggtcgggggcgaGAGGAGGCTGTACCTGATGGGGGCTCAGCTGGGCGCTGACGGGTTCCACGCCCCCTGCAGCCTGCAGGCCGTCCAGGacctgctcctgcagctggtGTGA
- the arl10 gene encoding ADP-ribosylation factor-like 10 isoform X2, whose product MVLLRHISIALTAAVAALGSALFIALNYFYRRRVWSPETDYCVIKEEDEERREKQVLVLGLDGAGKSSMLQGLTGSGTRRRCRPTRGFNFMSLNTPACQLDFLEIGGGEDLRRYWAEYLRRTHVLVYVVDSSDRRRLPLAKDELHRLLRAEGQLPVLVLGNKQDKPDAVSVPELREALSLGGVGGERRLYLMGAQLGADGFHAPCSLQAVQDLLLQLV is encoded by the exons ATGGTTCTGCTTCGGCACATATCCATCGCTCTGACCGCCGCGGTGGCTGCTCTCGGCTCGGCTCTATTCATCGCCTTGAATTATTTCTACAGAAGGCGAGTATGGTCACCCGAGACGGACTATTGCGTGATCAAGGAG GAGGACGAGGAGCGCAGGGAGAAGCAGGTTCTGGTGCTGGGTCTGGACGGCGCGGGGAAGAGCAGCATGCTGCAGGgcctgacaggaagtggaacCCGGCGGCGGTGCCGGCCGACCCGCGGCTTTAACTTCATGAGCCTGAACACGCCGGCCTGCCAGCTGGACTTCCTGGAGA TTGGAGGTGGCGAGGACCTGCGCAGGTACTGGGCGGAGTACCTGAGGAGGACGCACGTCCTGGTGTACGTGGTGGACTCCTCCGACAGGCGGCGCCTCCCGCTGGCCAAGGACGAGCTCCATCGCCTCCTCCGGGCCGAAGGGCAGCTGCCTGTGCTCGTCCTGGGAAACAAGCAG GACAAGCCCGACGCGGTGAGCGTGCCGGAGCTCCGTGAGGCCCTCTCcctggggggggtcgggggcgaGAGGAGGCTGTACCTGATGGGGGCTCAGCTGGGCGCTGACGGGTTCCACGCCCCCTGCAGCCTGCAGGCCGTCCAGGacctgctcctgcagctggtGTGA
- the arl10 gene encoding ADP-ribosylation factor-like 10 isoform X4, which yields MLADGSLCMFWQEDEERREKQVLVLGLDGAGKSSMLQGLTGSGTRRRCRPTRGFNFMSLNTPACQLDFLEIGGGEDLRRYWAEYLRRTHVLVYVVDSSDRRRLPLAKDELHRLLRAEGQLPVLVLGNKQDKPDAVSVPELREALSLGGVGGERRLYLMGAQLGADGFHAPCSLQAVQDLLLQLV from the exons ATGTTAGCGGACGGTTCACTGTGCATGTTTTGGCAGGAGGACGAGGAGCGCAGGGAGAAGCAGGTTCTGGTGCTGGGTCTGGACGGCGCGGGGAAGAGCAGCATGCTGCAGGgcctgacaggaagtggaacCCGGCGGCGGTGCCGGCCGACCCGCGGCTTTAACTTCATGAGCCTGAACACGCCGGCCTGCCAGCTGGACTTCCTGGAGA TTGGAGGTGGCGAGGACCTGCGCAGGTACTGGGCGGAGTACCTGAGGAGGACGCACGTCCTGGTGTACGTGGTGGACTCCTCCGACAGGCGGCGCCTCCCGCTGGCCAAGGACGAGCTCCATCGCCTCCTCCGGGCCGAAGGGCAGCTGCCTGTGCTCGTCCTGGGAAACAAGCAG GACAAGCCCGACGCGGTGAGCGTGCCGGAGCTCCGTGAGGCCCTCTCcctggggggggtcgggggcgaGAGGAGGCTGTACCTGATGGGGGCTCAGCTGGGCGCTGACGGGTTCCACGCCCCCTGCAGCCTGCAGGCCGTCCAGGacctgctcctgcagctggtGTGA
- the nop16 gene encoding nucleolar protein 16 isoform X1: MPKAKKSHRKKKYDYNQDRKKLKHKFKKAQAPRIECPQIRNAWNDRKSVAQNLTDMGLVSDPNRSLPVRKQTLLQVPGTATEVEAPQHLVKKPYVIKHLEAEASLPGKDTRSLSTDMIEYVQYMIREHNDDFKAMARDEKNYYQDTPKQIRRKVERYRSFHPDQYSAFMESVKAQKMDSS; this comes from the exons ATGCCTAAAGCAAAGAAATCGCAccgaaaaaagaaatatgattaTAACCAGGACAGGAAAAAGCTGAAACACAAGTTCAAAAAGGCACAAGCTCCGAGAATAGAGTG TCCGCAGATCCGAAATGCCTGGAATGATAGGAAATCGGTGGCTCAGAACTTGACAGATATGGGACTGGTTTCTGACCCTAACCGCTCTCTGCCGGTGCGCAAGCAGACG TTACTTCAGGTTCCTGGGACTGCAACGGAAGTGGAAGCCCCTCAGCACCTCGTCAAGAAACCTTACGTCATCAAAC ATCTGGAAGCGGAAGCGAGTCTCCCAGGGAAAGACACAAGGTCCTTATCCACAGATATGATTGAATATGTGCAGTATATGATCAGAGAACACAACGATGACTTCAAG GCCATGGCCAGAGATGAGAAGAACTATTACCAGGACACACCGAAGCAGATCAGGAGGAAAGTGGAGCGGTACAGAAGCTTTCATCCCGACCAGTACTCGGCCTTTATGGAGTCTGTCAAAGCTCAGAAAATGGACTCCTCGTAG
- the nop16 gene encoding nucleolar protein 16 isoform X2, translated as MPKAKKSHRKKKYDYNQDRKKLKHKFKKAQAPRIECPQIRNAWNDRKSVAQNLTDMGLVSDPNRSLPVRKQTLLQVPGTATEVEAPQHLVKKPYVIKHLEAEASLPGKDTRSLSTDMIEYVQYMIREHNDDFKAMARVDFYKLC; from the exons ATGCCTAAAGCAAAGAAATCGCAccgaaaaaagaaatatgattaTAACCAGGACAGGAAAAAGCTGAAACACAAGTTCAAAAAGGCACAAGCTCCGAGAATAGAGTG TCCGCAGATCCGAAATGCCTGGAATGATAGGAAATCGGTGGCTCAGAACTTGACAGATATGGGACTGGTTTCTGACCCTAACCGCTCTCTGCCGGTGCGCAAGCAGACG TTACTTCAGGTTCCTGGGACTGCAACGGAAGTGGAAGCCCCTCAGCACCTCGTCAAGAAACCTTACGTCATCAAAC ATCTGGAAGCGGAAGCGAGTCTCCCAGGGAAAGACACAAGGTCCTTATCCACAGATATGATTGAATATGTGCAGTATATGATCAGAGAACACAACGATGACTTCAAG